TTCTCCTCGTCCGGGACCTTCCTGATGTTCGGCCCGAACAGGATGTTCTCCGCCACCGTCATGGACGGGAACAGGGAGTAGGTCTGGGAGAGCAGGACGGCGCTGCGGGCCTCCGGCTCCAGCCTGGTGATGTCGCGCTGGTCGAACAGCACATTCCCGGAATCCGGCCGGGTCAGCCCGGCGATGATGCGGAGAATCGTGGTCTTCCCCGCGCCGGTCGGCCCCAGGAGGCACATGTACTCCCCGTCGCGGACCTCCAGCTCCAGCCCGTTGGCGGCCTGGATGTCGTCGTAGTGCTTGCTCACGTTGTGCAGGGATATGGTCGGCATTACGCCACCTCCTTCCGGGTGGCGTAGCGGAGCAGCAGCATGGCCAGGTAAGAGATCACTATGAGGATTATGCAGGCCATGGCGGCCTGGTAGTACATGTGGCCCTCCACCAGGCTCACGATGTAGACCGGGGCCACCGGGGCATCCTCGCCCAGGACCGCCAGCGTCGCCCCCGTTTCCCCCAGGCTTCTGGTGAAGGCCATGATCGCGCCGGCCAGGATGGACCCCTTGACCAGGGGGTACAACACCCTGCGAAAGCTCTGGATCGGCCGGGCCCCCAGGGTCCTGGCCGTCTCCTCATAGGACGGGTTGACCTCCTCCACCGCGCCGGCCACGTTGCGGACCACTAGGGGGTAGGTGAAGGCGACGTGCACCAACACCAGGATGAGGGGGCCGAAGGTCGACGACATGCCCACCTGGCTCCAGAACATGCTCAGCGATATCCCCAGCGCGGCGGTGGGCACGATAAGGGGCACGTTGACCAGGACGTCCAGGATATGGGACGCTTTGCGGTCGCGGTTCTTGGAAATGTACAGGGCGAACGGTATGCCCAGGACCAGGTCGATGACGGTGACTATGCCGGCCAGGGCGAAGGACGAGGACAGGGCTCCCCAGAAGGCGGACCAATCGGAAGCGGCAGGTTCGGAGAACAGGACGAAGGTGAAGATGAAGAAGGAGGGGATGAGCACTATGAGCGCGAGGAACAATACCGCCAAGCCGTCCTTGATCTTGGGGAACGCTCCCTTGCTCAGGAGCTTCTCGGGCATGGGCCATACCTTCCGCAGGGGCAGGTGGAACTTCATGATGATGAGCTTCAGGATGACCAGGAGGACGAGCGACAGGACGATGAGTATGATGGACACTACGGCCAGGGCGGGGCCGTAGGAGGGGTCCGATCCCGACAGCGTCTTCCATGCGCCGATCAGGGTGGGGCCGGTGGCGAACGTATCGGACGCCCCCATGGTGGACAGGGCGATCATGGTGCCGCCGGTCTCGCTCATGCTGCGGGCGAAGCACAGGATGACGCCGGTGGCCAGCCCGGCCCGGAACAGGGGGAGGGTGATGGTCCTCGCGGCAGTGAGGCGGCTCGCCCCCAGGGTCCTTCCCGCGGTCTCGTACGTTTCGTCTATTTCATCCAGTATCGCCGTGAGGGACCGCACCATGTAGGGGTACGAGAACACCACGTGCAGCAGGATGATCAGCAGGAACGGGGAGCTGATGCCCAGCCCGAAGCTTGACATGGAGAACGGGGGAGCGTCCGGCGTGGTCGCCCAGAAGATCGCGGCGGAGAAGCCCAGCGCGGCGGTGGGGACCGCCAGGGGCATGTCGATCATGGTGTCGAGGAACCTCTTGCCCCGGAACTCCTTGCGCACCATCATCCAGGCTATCGGCAGGCCGGCCAGGAAGTCTATGACCGTGACGATGCCGGCGATGGCAAAGGAGGCCATGACGGCGTCGAGGATGATGTCGAGCGTCTCCGGCTGGCCGATCACGACGGTAATGGAATCCCAGTCGGTGAAAACATAAGAGATGACGTAGACGGTGGGAAGGATGACGAAGAACAGAAAGAAGGCGATGATGAAGACGGTCCATCCCGTCCGGAAGCCCCTACCGCTGACGAAATCGATAAGCCAATCCCTGCGCTTCATGGCCAGACCAGGACCTTACGGGTGCGGTAGAGTATGATGTGATATATACCTTACCGAACCGACAATATATTCTCATTAATGAATATATTGTGCGGTCTATCGTGCGGTCACGCCAGGATCTCGTCGATCACACGCTGTCCCTTCCCCACTGCCACCCCAGGGCCGACTATGGAGCCGCGGACCACCGCCCCTTCGCCCACCGAGGCGCCGCAGAGCAGCATGCTCTCCGAGACCTCCGCCCCGGCGGAAACGGTGACGCCGTTCTCGGCGTACACGTGGGGGCCGATCCGGCACCCCTTCAGGCGGGCGCGCTGGAGCATGTTGGCCCCCACCACCTCGGCGCCCTCATTGGTCAGGCCGGGGGACTCGCTGCTCCCGCTGATACCCAGCAGGGTCCTCTGCGCCCTCAGGTAGTTCTCCCGGGTGCCGCAGTCGATCCAGTACCCCTTGAGCTCGTAGCCGTATAGGCCGCAGTCCAGCATGCTGGGGAACACCTCGCGCTCCAGCGATACCACTCCATCGGGAATGAGGTCCAGGACATCCCTCTCGAAGATGTAGACCCCCGCGTTGATGGAGTTGGAGATCGCCTCCTCCATATCGGGCTTCTCCTGGAACCGAGTAACGCGTCCCCTGCTGTCCCTGGCCACTACCCCGAAGGCGGTGGGATCCTCCACTTCCCAGAGGGACATCGTGGCGATGCCCCCATGGGAGCGATGGTACCGCAGCATGTCGCTGAGGTCCGCGGAGGCCACCACGTCGCCGTTGAAGGCGATGAAGGTATCGTCGAGGTACCGGGATACGTTCCTCACCGCGCCTCCGGTGCCCAATGGCCGGTCCTCGTTGACGAGGATCACCTCCCTGCCCACGTCATGCTCCCGGAAGTACTGCTCTAAAGTGTCCTTCATATACGACACCGCCAGGATGACCGTGTCCACTTCCGGGGGGAGCGGGTCGATTATATGGCACACCAAGGGCTTGCCTAGCAGGGGCACCAGCGGCTTGGGCATAGCGTAGGTGAGCGGGCGGAGCCGCGTTCCCAGGCCGCCGGCCAGAATTAGAGCCTTCATCCGGTCACTCTATGTCGGCTTAAAGAGAAGAAGGCAGCTCCCTCAGATCGGGGAGATGCTCACTACGTTGTTGCCGCGAAGCACCACGGTGCCCAGCCGCCTGGTCTGCTCAGAAGTGCGCTCCTCGGTGTCCTCAATGACCATGTTCATGTAGTCATCGTAGCCGGCGAGCTTTCCCTCGAGGACCCTGTTGTCCTTGAGCAAGAGGGAGATCCGGTGGTCCATTGACTTCTCGAGCAAAGCGAGTGGCATTACCATAAATAATCACTAAGCGTGTCATTGCTGGAATGGAATTTAAGCTTTCCGCAGAACGGAACGGTCGCCGATAGCGGATTGACTTTGTCCCGCGGTCCCCGGGCCCAGGTGCCATCGTCCATATTGACCGGGACAGGTTTTCGCTCCTTTCGAAAAGACGTTGCCGGCAATCGTGGGGGCGGACCGCGCTTGACATATTATTTACACAATGCATAAATAGGAACGTCATTTAGGAGAATCCATCCAGATATTACGGAGAATGAGAACGTGGACGAGGACATCGAGATGTATGGGCGGATGAAGGTCGCGGTGGACAGGATCGAGAGCTGCGGGCCGTTCGCCTCCTTGGTGCCGGAGGTGCGGACCAACTTCGTCTACGCCCGCGCCGGGGCCAGGGACAGGAACGATGTCCTGGCCGTGGAGGGGCGCATCACCGTGGTAGGCGGACGGCCCCAGGCGGCCGGGCCGATAAGGTTCGGAGCGTCCAGCCACATGGCCCGGTTCATGGTGCATGTGCACAGGGCTTTCCCTTCCGTCAGGGCGGGGATCAACTTCTCCAACGATCCTTCCCTGGTCAGGTTCCTGGAGGGGTATTGCGCGAAGAAGGGATGGAGCCTCATCGCCGTGGACCGCTCCCATGAGCCGGACGAGATCAAGGAGCAGGAGGAGGCGTCAATGCCCTGGAAGGCGGGGGAGGTGCTGCGGCTGGCCGGCAGCAGGGCGCCGAAGGTCATCTACGAGAACGGCGCCGTGGGGAAGGAGCCGGTGACGGCCATCCTGGGGACCGATCCCATCGAGGTGGCCGAGGAGATGTGCGAGCTGGCCCAAGCGTACCAGGCGTTCCGCTCCCCGCCGCCGGTGGTGGGCAAGGTGCACACCAAGACCCTGGAGGCGATGCTGAAGGACCGGCTGGGAGCACCCACCGACAAGCTGCTGGTACCTCCGCGCTCGGGGGTGGACTCCGGAGTGGTGGACATCGGCGGCGGAAAGGTGCTGGTAGTGGCCGAGGACCCCATATTCATCATGCCCGGCATGCCGCTGGACTTCTTTGGCTGGGTCACCGTGCACATCGGCGCGAGCGACGTGGCGGTGATGGGGGTCCGGCCGCAGTTCATGACCTATTCTCTGCTACTTCCTCCGGGCACCCCGGACCGCGACCTGGAGGTCATCGTCGACTCGGTGCATCGGGCGGCCAGGGACCTCGGGATCACCATCGTGGGCGGCCACACCGGCTACTATCCAGGGTTCACCAGCCCCACCATCGGCGGCATCACCGTGTTCTCCGTAGTGGACAAAGAAGCCTACATCACGCCCCAGGGCGCCAGGCCCGGGGACGACGTGCTCATCACCAAGGGCCCGGCCATCGAGGCCTCGGGGGCCCTGGGGGTGCTGGGACGGGACGAGCTGGCGGCCCGGTACGGGGAGGATATCACGGCGAGGGCCGCCGCCCTCACCAGCAAGGTCACGGTGGTCAAGGACGCCCTGGCCGCCCGGGAGGCCGGCGGGGTCACCGCCATGCACGACGCCACCGAGGGCGGCGTGGCCGGGGGGCTCTACGAGGTCGCCGCCGCGTCCGGGGTGGGGATGGAGGTGGATGAAAGAAAGATGCCCTTCCCCCAAGAGGTCAAGGCGGTGTGCGAGATGTACGGCATGGACCCGCTGAAGGCCATCTCGGAGGGCACCCTGATCCTCACCTGCGACCCCTCGAGCTCGCGGCGCGTCATGGAGGCCCTTCGCCGGGAGGGCATCGAGTCCGCGGTCATCGGCAAGGCCACCGCCGACCCGGGGACGCGGAGGATGACCCGCCGGGACGGCACCGTCGAGGAGCTGGAGATGCCGGGACAGGATCCCTTCTGGCCTATCTTCTTCAAGGTCCTGGGCGCGTAAGCGCCGGGGGCTCACTGCTCGCCCTGGGCCTTTTTCTCCATCCACTTCTTGATGGCGGTCTTGCTCGACCCCTCGATCCCGAAGTATTCGGAGAACCGCTTGGTGGTGGAGAGCTGCAGCGTCTGCCCCTTCTTCCTTGCCGTCACCAGGCCGAGCTTGGAAAGCTCCCTGACGTCCTCGTAGACCCGGCCGCCCAGCGTCCTGGCGAGGTCGCTCTGCAGCACTGGCTGATGGTACGCCACCATGGCGGCAGTGCGGAGCACGTCGTCCGGCACCTCCTGGGGGGAGAACTGCCGCCCGAACGGCCGGTACGCCTCCCTCACTACCAGGGAGTACCCGGTGCCCGTCTTCGCCACTTCGATGGCCGAGCCCCTCTCGTCGTACTCCTTCTGCAGCTGCTTGATGGCCTTCCGGACCACCGTCCCGTCCATCTGCGCCTGGAGCTCTATGTCCGATACCTTCACCGGCTGGGACGAGGAGAACAGCACCGCTTCCACGATGCGCACCGGGTCCAGGTCCAGCAACTCAGATCACCGCGTCCTTGTCCATCCGGGCAGCACGCGGCGTCGGCACCGGGGGCATGTCCTCCAGCGTGCCGATGCTCCAGTCCATCCTGACCTCGAGGCATATCGTCCCGTCCGGCACGTCGTCCTGCCATACCGATATCTTGCCGGCGCGGGCCAGGAACAGCAGGGCCATGAACACGGTCACTAGGTCCTCGCGGCCCCCGTTCCAGATATCATCCAGCGTGACCGCGCCGGAGCCGCACCTCATGATCCTCTGCCACACGTCCTCCACGTCCCTCTCCATGTCGTCGTTGTGGGCCTTGGTGTCGAAGGCGGCGATCTTGACCTTGTTCACTTCCCTGAGCTTCTCCCGGATGAGGCTTTCCTGCTCCTCGCGGCGGGCGTCCTCGAACGCGTCGAGCAGCTCCAGCAGCGTGACGGGCCTGGTGCCGTGGCGGCGCACCACTTCCGAGAGGGACACCTCATCAGGCATGCACAGCCTGGCCCGGGGCTCCTCGTCGGTGAGCCAGTCTATCTCGTCGGTGAAGTCCAGCTCGGGCTGGCGGTCCTCGGTGCCCAGGAGCACTTTCTCGCTCTGCATGCGCAAGATGGACCAGGCCATCAGCATGAGCTTGCCGGCGATGACGAAGTTGACCTCCTGGTCCCGGACCTTCTCGGTGTACAGCTGGGTGAACTGCATCAGGTCGATGTCCCAGGGGTCCAGGTTGTTGTTGAGGACCAGCTCGAACACCGTCTCGATGGAGCGGTCCAGGGGGTCCTTGGGCGCTATGGCCGCAGTGCTCTCCCGCAGCACGTTCAGATAGTGGTCTATCTTCTCCGCATCGTCGGCCTCGTCGATCATGGCCTTGTGGAACATTAGGTGCTGCAGCACCCCTTCCGCCCCTGTGCATCCCATCATGGTGTTTCCCCATCCATCTTCTCTTCGGGTATCTTGAACTCGTCCTGGAAGTCCTTTACGTCGGAGATGTTCGGCCGCACTATGACGTGCGATATCCCCCCGTCCTGCTTGGTGACGCCGATAATGTGATCGGCCTTGGTGAGAGTGATCTTCCTCAGCGATATCTGCACGAACTGGGCGGTCTTGGAGGATTTCTGGACCCTCTTGGCCACCATGTCCGCGTTGATGCCGTCCAGGAACATGTCCACCTCGTCGAGGAGGTAGAACGGGGACGGCTGGTACTCCTGGATGGCGAATATGAACGCCAGGGCGGTGAGCGACTTCTCGCCCCCGCTCAGCGCTTCCAGTCTGAGCACCTTCCCCTGCTTCGGCTTGGCCCTGATCACCAGTCCGCCCTCGAAGGGCTGCTCTGGATTCTCGAGTATCAGCGAGGCTTCCCCTCCCTGGGAAAGCTCGGCGTAGGCGCGCTTGAAGTTGGTGTTCACCGCATCGTACACCTTGAGCAGGGAGACCTTCTTCTTCTCGTTCAGGTCCCCCTCCAGCTTAACCAGGTCCCGGTGCTGCGCTTCGAGCCTCTTGACCTCTGACGCCAGCTCGTCGTGGCGCTTCTGCTTCTCGCCGTAGTCATCCACTGCCTTGAGGTTAACCGGCCCCATGGAGTTGATGGCGCTCTCGCACTGCCGGATGGTGTCCTTGAGCGCCTCCATCGACGGCGTGGGCATGGCGATGGGGACGCTGTACTGCTTCAGCTCCTCATCCAGCTCCCTGATCTTCTCCTGGCACTGGCTGATGCGGGTGGTGAGGCCGACGATGACCCCGGTGGTCGTTTCCACCTTGTTGGAGATCCCGTCCCTCTCCGACTCCAGGCCGGTCTTCTCGCGGAACAGGGACTCCTTCTTCTTCCGGAGCTCGTTCATCTCCTGGCCCATGGAGTCCTCTATCTTCCGGAGGGCCGCCAGCTCCGTGCGCGCCCTGACCCCCGTGGCGGCCGACTCCTCGGCGTCCTTCTTGACCTTGGCGATCTTCTCCGTGACGGCTTTCTCGTCCCCGGCCAGGTCGTCCACCCTCCGCTGGGTGAGCTTGACCTTGGCGTCCAGGGTCTCCTTGGCCGAGCGAAGGTCCGCCACTACGTTGGTCAGCTCGGACACCTCGCCCTGCAGGGCCTTGAGCCGGGCGGACATCTCCTTGGGGGCGAGCTGCTCCATCCTCTCGCGGGCCTCGTCCCTCCTCTTCCGCCTGGACTCCAGCTCGCCGGCCGCCGACGCCATGCTGGCCTCCAGGTCGGCCGCCGCCTTCTCCGCCTGGGCCATCTCGGCCTGCTTCTTGGCCTTCTCCTCCTTCACCTGGGAGAGCCGGCCCTTCAGCTGGTCCCGCTGCCCCTCCAGGGTCTTGAGGGTGATGGTCGTTGCGCCGCCGGTCCCGGACAGCTCGCGCATCCTTGTCTCAATGGTGAGGAGGTCCGCGCGCACCTGCCTTAGGTCGGCGAAGGCCTGCTCCGAGGCGCGTATGGCCTGGTCGAGCTTGGCCGACACTTCTTCCAGCCGGCCCTTGGAGGCGGCCCCGAACTTCAGGGCGCTTGATTCCACGTTGCCGCCGACCATCGCGCCGGACGCTTCCAGAAGCTCTCCTCCGGCCGTGACCAGCCGAACGCCGCCCATGAGCTTCCTGGCCTGATCGAGGGTGTCGACCACGACGGTGTCGCCGAGCACGTACCAGAACGCCGCGCGGTACCTCTCGTCGAACTTCACCAGGTCGATGGCGAAGCCCACCGCGTCCTTGGCCGCCATGATCGCCTTGCCCCTCGGTCGGCCGTCCAGCATCTTGGTCAGCGGGAGGAGGGTGGCCCGGCCCATGCCGTTCCTCTTGAGGTACTGGATGCACTGCGAGGCCACCTCGTCGTCGTCGACGATGATGGCCTGCATCCTGTTCCCGGCAGCGATGTTGAGGGCCGTCTGATATCGGGGGTCCACCTCGGCCAGCTCGGCGATGGTGCCGTG
The nucleotide sequence above comes from Methanomassiliicoccus luminyensis B10. Encoded proteins:
- a CDS encoding ABC transporter permease → MKRRDWLIDFVSGRGFRTGWTVFIIAFFLFFVILPTVYVISYVFTDWDSITVVIGQPETLDIILDAVMASFAIAGIVTVIDFLAGLPIAWMMVRKEFRGKRFLDTMIDMPLAVPTAALGFSAAIFWATTPDAPPFSMSSFGLGISSPFLLIILLHVVFSYPYMVRSLTAILDEIDETYETAGRTLGASRLTAARTITLPLFRAGLATGVILCFARSMSETGGTMIALSTMGASDTFATGPTLIGAWKTLSGSDPSYGPALAVVSIILIVLSLVLLVILKLIIMKFHLPLRKVWPMPEKLLSKGAFPKIKDGLAVLFLALIVLIPSFFIFTFVLFSEPAASDWSAFWGALSSSFALAGIVTVIDLVLGIPFALYISKNRDRKASHILDVLVNVPLIVPTAALGISLSMFWSQVGMSSTFGPLILVLVHVAFTYPLVVRNVAGAVEEVNPSYEETARTLGARPIQSFRRVLYPLVKGSILAGAIMAFTRSLGETGATLAVLGEDAPVAPVYIVSLVEGHMYYQAAMACIILIVISYLAMLLLRYATRKEVA
- a CDS encoding sugar phosphate nucleotidyltransferase — translated: MKALILAGGLGTRLRPLTYAMPKPLVPLLGKPLVCHIIDPLPPEVDTVILAVSYMKDTLEQYFREHDVGREVILVNEDRPLGTGGAVRNVSRYLDDTFIAFNGDVVASADLSDMLRYHRSHGGIATMSLWEVEDPTAFGVVARDSRGRVTRFQEKPDMEEAISNSINAGVYIFERDVLDLIPDGVVSLEREVFPSMLDCGLYGYELKGYWIDCGTRENYLRAQRTLLGISGSSESPGLTNEGAEVVGANMLQRARLKGCRIGPHVYAENGVTVSAGAEVSESMLLCGASVGEGAVVRGSIVGPGVAVGKGQRVIDEILA
- a CDS encoding LSM domain-containing protein, with protein sequence MVMPLALLEKSMDHRISLLLKDNRVLEGKLAGYDDYMNMVIEDTEERTSEQTRRLGTVVLRGNNVVSISPI
- a CDS encoding thiamine-phosphate synthase family protein encodes the protein MDEDIEMYGRMKVAVDRIESCGPFASLVPEVRTNFVYARAGARDRNDVLAVEGRITVVGGRPQAAGPIRFGASSHMARFMVHVHRAFPSVRAGINFSNDPSLVRFLEGYCAKKGWSLIAVDRSHEPDEIKEQEEASMPWKAGEVLRLAGSRAPKVIYENGAVGKEPVTAILGTDPIEVAEEMCELAQAYQAFRSPPPVVGKVHTKTLEAMLKDRLGAPTDKLLVPPRSGVDSGVVDIGGGKVLVVAEDPIFIMPGMPLDFFGWVTVHIGASDVAVMGVRPQFMTYSLLLPPGTPDRDLEVIVDSVHRAARDLGITIVGGHTGYYPGFTSPTIGGITVFSVVDKEAYITPQGARPGDDVLITKGPAIEASGALGVLGRDELAARYGEDITARAAALTSKVTVVKDALAAREAGGVTAMHDATEGGVAGGLYEVAAASGVGMEVDERKMPFPQEVKAVCEMYGMDPLKAISEGTLILTCDPSSSRRVMEALRREGIESAVIGKATADPGTRRMTRRDGTVEELEMPGQDPFWPIFFKVLGA
- the scpB gene encoding SMC-Scp complex subunit ScpB; this translates as MLDLDPVRIVEAVLFSSSQPVKVSDIELQAQMDGTVVRKAIKQLQKEYDERGSAIEVAKTGTGYSLVVREAYRPFGRQFSPQEVPDDVLRTAAMVAYHQPVLQSDLARTLGGRVYEDVRELSKLGLVTARKKGQTLQLSTTKRFSEYFGIEGSSKTAIKKWMEKKAQGEQ
- the smc gene encoding chromosome segregation protein SMC, with product MYLKQIELENFKSFGRKLTVPLLEGYTAVTGPNGSGKSNVSDSILFVLGPKSSRAIRAGKLSDLIFNGGSNKSPADHCKVSLVFDNKDRMIPIDDDTVRLTRVVKMASEGDGYSSYFYVNDRKSSLGEFDMLLSNARISADGYNFVQQGDVTRIVSMSNLERRRILDDISGISKFDEEIGKAQAERCETDANMERISIILSELLRQIDQLEQEKEVALTYIRMKEMLIQSKAQMAFRRKESTEVEIVSLQKQIQGFEADIERLKSRKLEIIDNVRDLDARMVQADKDLEARGGKEFKELREKIDALRVQVAKAEDKAAQAAQSAAELEEELVALKEEREATAAEVAGLASELSAKSELLGSSSRALEGKRKDLGEVHQKISATDVELADLEKSIAQQEKDVREREDASNKLVMEKERLEGRMERLGSELSAFDEDLKSIEFGVSDAEWKIKEIKDRDKGSGKELKELQEQFLQKKSAEGKLTREADELDQAIKSLTREHSRLKAEEEAAGEVARGYNRAVRGILEARDGRMIKGIHGTIAELAEVDPRYQTALNIAAGNRMQAIIVDDDEVASQCIQYLKRNGMGRATLLPLTKMLDGRPRGKAIMAAKDAVGFAIDLVKFDERYRAAFWYVLGDTVVVDTLDQARKLMGGVRLVTAGGELLEASGAMVGGNVESSALKFGAASKGRLEEVSAKLDQAIRASEQAFADLRQVRADLLTIETRMRELSGTGGATTITLKTLEGQRDQLKGRLSQVKEEKAKKQAEMAQAEKAAADLEASMASAAGELESRRKRRDEARERMEQLAPKEMSARLKALQGEVSELTNVVADLRSAKETLDAKVKLTQRRVDDLAGDEKAVTEKIAKVKKDAEESAATGVRARTELAALRKIEDSMGQEMNELRKKKESLFREKTGLESERDGISNKVETTTGVIVGLTTRISQCQEKIRELDEELKQYSVPIAMPTPSMEALKDTIRQCESAINSMGPVNLKAVDDYGEKQKRHDELASEVKRLEAQHRDLVKLEGDLNEKKKVSLLKVYDAVNTNFKRAYAELSQGGEASLILENPEQPFEGGLVIRAKPKQGKVLRLEALSGGEKSLTALAFIFAIQEYQPSPFYLLDEVDMFLDGINADMVAKRVQKSSKTAQFVQISLRKITLTKADHIIGVTKQDGGISHVIVRPNISDVKDFQDEFKIPEEKMDGETP